DNA from Lagenorhynchus albirostris chromosome 15, mLagAlb1.1, whole genome shotgun sequence:
GGTAGGCATTAGTCTTTACGGCACAAAATAGCGCCTACCCCTCTTCTTTGCTGTGGAGACTCTGGGGAAGCATCCAGCATCTCTAAACCTCCAGGCAGCAGCCCCAGGTGCCCACCAGGGTCTGCTGATTCAGCTGCTGATTTCTGTTGTGTGTCTATGAGTAGGACAAAGATATAGAGAGACCTGAGGGCCCAGAGAGGGTGCCTGTGCGTGCACATGCTCCCCGGGCAGGGATGGGGTGAGCCAGGTGCAGGGTGGAGTCCCTCTCTGGTCAGGGCTCGGCCTGGCTGCTGGGGGGCCTGGTTCTTCAAAGCCACCTCAGACTGAATGGGCCTTGTCTGAaaagagggtgggggaagggagggctcTTGGCATCCCCCCATCCGCACACAGACACAAAAGGGATGCTTGCCCACAATCCCAGGGAGCCTGGTTGCGTCTTGCTGGTCTAGTCTTAGGGATTCTGCCCACTTGGGAATTTCCCTCTTGTCAGGGGTCTTGGGCAGAGAAGGGGCCACTTCTGTAGTTGGAGAGGATTTAATTTCCTGTGTCCTCCAACAGTACGCCTCACAGAGCTCCTCCTAAGCCCTTTGACTTGCTGGAAGAGGGCACCTGGGCTCATCTAATGCAGCCTTTAGGGATCCCTGcccatttatttatctgtttgtttgtttgtggcacACCACACGCCATGCAAGTTCCTTCAGGGATCCCTGTccgcttgcttatttatttatttatttgtggcacaccacatggcatgcaggttcttacttccccaaccagggatcgaacccgtgccccctacagtggaagctcggagtcctaaccactggactgccagggaattcccaatccCTGTCCTTTTAGAGCTGAGATAGGTGTCTGATGGGATCTAATCCTGGCTAATTCTGGCCATTCCTGACCTTAAGAAAAGTCATTTATGCTCTCAAGGAACCTGGTATAAAAATGAagggttagggacttccctggtggcacagtggttgagagtccacctgccgatgcaggggacgcgggttcgtgccccgttccgggaagatcccacatgccgcagagcggctgggcctgtgagccatggccgctgagcctgcgcgtccggagcctgtgctccgcgatgggagaggccgcaacagtgagaggcccgtgaaaaaacccaaaaaaaaccccaacaacaacaaaaaatgaaggGTTAGGGATGACCCGGTGACCCCCAAGATGGCTGAACTAGGAATCAATCTAGTTTTCAGCCTGGGTTTTGCTGCAGACTTGGTCTTCATTTCTTGATGTAAAACAGAGCTGTTACCAACCAGTCAGTGTGCTGATCCCGTGGGTTGTTTTGAAACACTCCTCAGCACTTTCACCCACTAAAAGAAAGGCAGGATTCATAAATAACCAGTCGTGGCTCCTGGGAATGAGAAGGTAGGGGAAGGTCTCAGCCTGAAACAACACAGTGTTGGGACCCCAGCCCCCATCTTGAGGACTTTGAGCTCTGACTTGTCTCCAGGCCAGATAAGCAAGTGGCCAAAGTACCTTCTTTCCCTCCTGGGCTGGGTTTGACCTCCCGCTTGACAGGACTCCCTCCTAACCGAGGTAGGTGGGCACTCTGTGTACACGTGTGTTCATGCATGTGTTTATCCGTATGTGGCTAAAGGCTCAGGTGACCCATGCCTGGGTTCTGGTCCAgtgtggggactttcttgcctggGTGATCTTGGGGAAGTGACTAATTTTCTGAgcatctccctgcccccccccccccacctcttaATACTTCTGCAAATAAGGGCTATGAGGTGGAGCTCATTCACGCTAAGTGCTTAGTCTAGTAAGCCGCCGGGGTCCTGCTGTTTCTGATTCTGGGCCCCAGGGGAATTTGCAGCAGGAGATGGGGGTAGAGCACAGGGACCCCACCCTAGGTACAGGCAGCTTGCGCAACCACGGAGGAGCCTTCCTCCAGTGCTGCCAAACTGAAGCCACAGGCATGGGGCTGTGCGGGGGCTGGAATTCCAGCGCGGCAACCCCACAGCTCCTGATTCCCGAGTCATGAAGTCATCCCCCACCAGGGCTTAACCCCTTctggctccccacccccacgTGTACCAAGCGTTCAGCAGAGATTCTCGCCTTGGCGGTGGGAGGGGGTTGCCTGCCCACTGCCTTCCTCCCGGCCTGACCCTGCTCCCTTCCCGGAATCCAGCTGCCCTTGACAGGGTGGAAGGGGACCTGATATGATAGTCCGGTTCCGCCCACCTCTCCCCGGAAGCCTGGGCCTCTCCCACAGATGGTAACCTTGTCTTAGGAACGGATATTCCTTCTCAGGCTCTCCCCTGTGTTACTGGCAAGTCTCTGCTGGGTGAAGGACAGCTTGGGCAGTCAGAAGCACGCCCTGGCCTCTTTCCTGAGCTATGTAGgtaactcactgtgtgaccttgggcaagtcactgctgTGTCCGGGACTCATCTTGCAAATTCTGTGAAATGGGAGGACAGGGGCCTCCCTGGGCTCCAGCTGGTGTTCCTGGTTCTGAGGAGACCTTCCACCCCCTGCAGTTAGGGGGTTGGGGAAAAGAGAATGTCTTGGGCAGGGGTGTGTATTGAATGTATTCGAAACCCTGACGCTTCTGGGAAATAATAGGCACTTTAATATTTGAGTTCATTAGTGAAAGAATGAACTTTGCCCAGGACTGCTGTTCTGTGGGCAGAGGAAGGCTTAACCCAGAAGCTAGGGGGAAGGGTGGTGCGCATCCCATATATTTCCCGACTCTCTTGAAGGAGCTTTGTTTTACACTCAGCTGAACTTGAGGGGATGGGAGCAGGGTAGCTGATGTTCTGTAGGACTTGGGGAAAGTTCTTCGCCTTCCTGGATCTTTCATACTTTCTTTTTGAAAGCTTCTCAGTGGGGATGGACCTAAGGTTCTGCTGTGAACAGCTAGCCCCAATAGGTGGCAGCTGAGTGACACATATGGGTCCTGGAGTGGGTGGTCCgtgagggcagaggcagggctcaCTTAGCACACCGCAGAATGACTGTGGGAGATGTTTGGAAGGCTGAACACACGAGTGTGCTCATGTACTCTTGAGTCCCTAGCTCCAGGCAGAGCCCTGACCCGAAGCTGTCCTGGGGTGTGGGTGGGCCAGCCCTGCCTGTCCCAGCCCCGTCCGACTCAGCTGGGAAAGTTGTCCTAGACAGGGCGTGACCAGCACCAGTGGCCCTCTCCCTGCCGTGGGTGAATCAGCTGTGATAGCATCATAGCGCCCTGGAGTGTGGATGGGGAACAGTGGCTCTGAAGGCGGGAAGCCCTATGTGGAGTCCTCACTTCTCCATCTGCTACTCCTGTCACCAAGAGAAAATGATTTAATATCTTTGATACCCAGCTTCCTCAGTTATAAAATGGAGTTAAAGACTGGCCTTTAGAGTTATtaagaacagagcctggcatatagcaagtgCCTCAGTACAGGGCACCTAAGGTATTTATATTCGGTTCATGACcacctttatatttttattagctCAGAATGGGAACGGgatttgtctaaggtcacacagcaagttagggGCCAGGAGGGGGCCAGGACCCAGGTCTCCAGGCTCTGGCCTGATCCTCTtccagcaccccagctcaccttccTGAACGCCCACTTCACTGCCTCTCCAGGGTTCAGGGGCTGCTATAGAGCACTGGGAGGCGACTGACTGATGTGTCTCCTGTTTTTACCCTAGATCCGAGAAACTGAGGTCATCGACCCCCGAGACCTCCTAGAAGGCCGACACTTTTCCGGAGACTTACCGGACGACGAGGATGTTGGGGTACCTGGGCAGGAGCCCCATGACTTTGAGCTGTCTGGCTCTGGAGATCTGGGTATGGAGGATGTGGTGGGCAGGCCGGGGCCCAGGGCTGGAGGGAACCCATCCTCTTCCTCCTACAAGGGTGACCCCGCCTTGAAGTTGGATTTTCCTATCGTGCCCCTCCCCCTAAAAAGGGGGGAAACAAAAGTTGCCGGATCAACCCATCCCTGAAACGCTCTCTGGGCAAATGGTTTGTTGCTTTGAGTTCAATTTTAGTTCTATCTTTGCGCCAGCCCGAACCTGTCCACCTTCGGACAGGGTTGGGTGGGGTGGGCGTGTGGAGGAGGACTGTTgagtgtttttcttcctttgaaaaggAAAGGGAGCAGCTCAGAAGCCTGGGGGCAAGGTGACGAGAGCGGTGTGGGTGGGAACGGATAGCAAACCCCCTGCTTCGGAGGGCGTGGGAGTAGTGAAGGGGCCCAGACCAGGGGCCGGCAACTCTCCTGGTCTGTGACTTCCTGGCTCCGGCTGCCGGGCTAGACAGAACTGCAAGAAGCATCCCTCCTATGTGTGAGGTGGTGTAATAATTTGAAGTTTGAGCTTTGGAGACATGTAGTCCCGAGTTCCAACTGCCACTCGGTGAcctctaagccttggtttcctcatctgtaagatgggaatagAAATGACAGTGCATCGGTGTCTGTGTTGTGGAGTTGGGACTGAGTGAAAGCCCTTGGCATTTACCACACCCTCGGGAAATACACGAATATTGCAATTTCTAATATCTACTGTTGCAATCTAGATTCTTCTCAAATGAATCccctggagatcttgttaaaatacagattttgattTAGTGGaccctgagattctgcatttctaaccagctacTGGGTGATGCTGTTGGTCCTGGGATCTATATGGAGCTGACAAAAAAAATCTGCCCAGTTACCAGCTCAACATTCCTGTGAAAGAGCCAGGGAGGCAGGTCTCaggagccccattttacagatgagatggcTGCGGCTGGGGTGGGAATGATCACCTGCTGGACACTGAACATTTGGGGGCCGATTGTGAATTCGAACTCCCACCAGCCCTGGGTCATTGACCTGGGGGTAACCGACCTCACATTCACACGGCCTTTCTGTCCTTACAGATGACTCAGAGGACAGCCCTATCTTCCCGGAAGTGATCCATCCCTTGGTAAGCAGCTACACACTTTTGCCTCTCCTGTTCTTAGTACCTCTTGAGGGGAGCAGAATAAGTGGGAGTCTGACCTCACTCTGCAAGAAGGCTTCTATTTGTGGCCCTGGACTCGTGGGACAGGCACAACTGTGGGTCATGGGCAAGCCATCCTCTCTGCAGGGGTAATCAGTAAGTGATAAACACTAGATGTGTTTCCAGCCTCTTTTTTAGTGTGCGTTTCTAGGTATTTCCCAACATTAATATCAATTTATACATACAGTTCTATGTACTTCGTTTTTCACTTAAAGTGATCATGAGTATTTCCACACATAATTAAATGTTTTTCCTATTCATTTTTATGGCCTGCGTAATCAGAGttcacccagtttcccttatTGATGGAAAAGAGGTTTATGATTTTTTGATCCTTCAATGACAACACTACAGCAAGCATCTTTTACACAAATCTCTGATTAGCCCCTTAGGACAGAGTCCCAGAGGCAAAATTGCTGCCTTAATGGAAAAGCTATTTCTGCAGTTTTGCCAAACCACCCTCCAGAATAGAATAGTAATATTCTATTACTCTAGAATATTCTAGAACACCTGCTTCCCTGTGCCCTTGGTCACATTATTCATTCCCCTTTTGGGACAGATTTACTAGAAAAGTTGACAGCATAATTGTTGAGAGGTTGTTGCTGATTTCTGCTCTAGGACCATGTGGTTTGGCCAGCGAGATGCAGAACCAGATTCCTCACCTGGCTGAATGtccctgtcccctgccctggGTCCCTCCCCCAACCATGCTGAGTGTTggtctcttttccttccctctatcCAGGTGCCTCTAGATAACCACATACCTGAGAAGACAGGGCTTGGGAGCCGGGTCCCCACCGAACCCAAGGAACTGGAGGAGAATGAGGTCATCCCCAAGAGGATGTCACCCTTTGGTGGGGACGAGGATGTGTCCAACAAGGTGTCCATGTCCAGCACAGCCCAGGGCAGCAACATCTTTGAGAGGACAGAGGTTCTGGCAGGTAAGGTCCCATGCTTCCCACAAGATACCCCGAAGGGGGAGAGGGCTTCAGGTGGGGGCAGAATAGAGCTGCAGGCAAGGATGCCTCTAGCCCATTAGGCAACTTGGTACCCCTTCCTTACAACCCCTGGGTGCCCTGGGGCCTTGAAGGATGACACTTCCCCAAAGACTTTGTGTGCAGCCTGCTGCACAGAGAGGAAGAATTACATATCAAGGgctaaaaaaaatagatgttgaGTCATTCACTTGCCAGAAGTCCTtct
Protein-coding regions in this window:
- the SDC4 gene encoding syndecan-4; protein product: MAPARLLALLWLLVGALAVAAESIRETEVIDPRDLLEGRHFSGDLPDDEDVGVPGQEPHDFELSGSGDLDDSEDSPIFPEVIHPLVPLDNHIPEKTGLGSRVPTEPKELEENEVIPKRMSPFGGDEDVSNKVSMSSTAQGSNIFERTEVLAALIVGGGVGILFAIFLVLLLVYRMKKKDEGSYDLGKKPIYKKAPTNEFYA